CTGTGGCAGAGGTATATCCGGCGATTGTGACCTTAAAAACAGGAAAGCCGGCTAAAATGATTTTCTCCCGCTATGAGTCTCAGATTTGTTCCTCTCCCCGTCATGAGATGGAAGTGAAAGTGCGTTTGGGAGCAGATGAAAAGGGCTTGTTAAGAGCCATTGACATTTATACGCTTTCCAATACAGGAGCTTACGGAGAGCATGGACCTACAACCGTAGGTTTATCCGCTCATAAACCGCTGGGCCTGTACCGAAATACACAGGCATATCGCTTTACTTATGATGTAGTATATACAAATCACATGTCAGCAGGAGCGTATCGTGGATACGGTGCAACACAGGGGATTTTTGCGGTAGAGTCAGCCATTGACGAGCTGGCAGAAAAAATTGGCATGAACCCCATTGCTTTTCGAGAGTTAAACGTGTCAAGAGAAGGAGACGCTTTTGTAGGATATGACGGAAGTCCTGTGGTTACAAGCTGTACCTTGGATAAATGTATTGAAAAAGCAAAAGAGATGATAGGCTGGGACAAAAAATATCCCTGCTATGAGACAAAAGACGGAAAAATCCGTGGCGTAGGGGCGGCTCTTGCTATGCAGGGTTCAGCCATTGCAGGCGTTGACGTAGGCGGTGCAACCATTAAGCTGGGAGAGGATGCTTCCTATACCTTAAGCCTTGGAGCTACGGACATGGGAACAGGCTGCGATACCATTCTGGCACAGATGGCGGCTGATATTTTAGAGACAAAGCTGGAAAATATCGTGGTATTCGGTGTTGATACAGATATTTCTCCTTACGACTCCGGCTCCTATGCTTCTGCAACCACCTATGTTACAGGAATGGCAGTGGCAGACGCCTGCAAAGAGCTTCGTGAGAAAATCAAGGAAATCGGAGCAGAGATTTTAGGCGTTCCCGTACAGGAAACAGAATTTGACGGACAGAGAGTTTATACGCTGGATGGAGAAAGAGAAGTTTCCAAAGAGGAGATTGCGGTAAAAGGAACTTGCGGAAATAATCAGTCCCTTCATGTAACAGTCAACCGCTCCTCCAAAATTTCTCCGCCGCCGTTTATGGCAGGTATGGCAGAGGTGGAGATTGATAAAGAGACAGGAAGCATTGAAGTGGTAGACTACGTGGCAGTGGTAGACTGCGGAACACCTGTCAATCCAAATCTTGCCAGAGTACAGACAGAGGGCGGTCTTGCACAGGGGATTGGAATGGCTTTATACGAAGATATCCAGTATAACGAAAAAGGACAGATGCGAAATAATTCCTTTATGCAGTATAAAATTCCATGTCGACAGGATGTAAAGAAAATTCGTGTGGAATTTGCTCCAAGCTATGAAAAATCACATCCGTTCGGGGCAAAATCCATAGGAGA
The DNA window shown above is from Blautia hansenii DSM 20583 and carries:
- a CDS encoding xanthine dehydrogenase family protein molybdopterin-binding subunit, translated to MSYVNQSVQKKDAKALVTGQPVYTDDIAPADCLIVKVLRSPHAHAMIEEIKTDTAKKVPGIACILTYEDVPQERFTMAGQTYPELSPYDRLILDKHLRFVGDAVAIVAGENEKAVDKALKLIKVKYEILEPVLDFHKAKDCEILIHPEENWEAKVPVGADNHRNLCASGVESKGDVEALLKECKYVVEGTYHTKANQQAMMETFRAYTYLDHFGRLNVVASTQVPFHIRRILGRALGIGASKVRVIKPRIGGGFGAKQTSVAEVYPAIVTLKTGKPAKMIFSRYESQICSSPRHEMEVKVRLGADEKGLLRAIDIYTLSNTGAYGEHGPTTVGLSAHKPLGLYRNTQAYRFTYDVVYTNHMSAGAYRGYGATQGIFAVESAIDELAEKIGMNPIAFRELNVSREGDAFVGYDGSPVVTSCTLDKCIEKAKEMIGWDKKYPCYETKDGKIRGVGAALAMQGSAIAGVDVGGATIKLGEDASYTLSLGATDMGTGCDTILAQMAADILETKLENIVVFGVDTDISPYDSGSYASATTYVTGMAVADACKELREKIKEIGAEILGVPVQETEFDGQRVYTLDGEREVSKEEIAVKGTCGNNQSLHVTVNRSSKISPPPFMAGMAEVEIDKETGSIEVVDYVAVVDCGTPVNPNLARVQTEGGLAQGIGMALYEDIQYNEKGQMRNNSFMQYKIPCRQDVKKIRVEFAPSYEKSHPFGAKSIGEIVINTPCPAIANAVYNAVGLRIKETPITPEKIAMGLLENKI